A stretch of Paludisphaera borealis DNA encodes these proteins:
- a CDS encoding efflux RND transporter periplasmic adaptor subunit has translation MKRNDQTMTTIGDPSATHPRPDSARAGHGGDPSKGSRLGWILKLLIVVACVGGFAYLERTGKLPKPVQDAYEQAKGLVLHTAEHSPPPDPRDARAPSKTTWHGLVEVDDDQIEALSLKVVAVRAQTDPIKLELTGRTAYNENSLTKIRPRFDTLVEGVLAEKGRRVKKGDPLVALFSTELATAKNAYQTNYVQWQHDLRLLKLREKLVKTGAISEQTFVDTKNDESKSRLGYYTSWENLRVLGVPDSEIEPLIANLGEAPTAEHLLNIADKAKMTLRSPVDGIVVQRDVAPGNLYDNSNVLMVIAPVDKLWVMVNVYERDQSKVALGQRMTIQFPFLQKTAAGVVEYVASEVSKDSRAVQARASIPNPDGSLKADMLVRAVLDVPPIPGQTVVPRLSMVVINGDDYVFVRKRSESGPEKRFERRKVVVAQESSDFVIIHNGLEAGEEVVTNGSLILAQLYEDLQMVNTGMPPN, from the coding sequence ATGAAGAGGAACGACCAGACCATGACGACCATCGGCGACCCGTCCGCGACCCATCCCCGACCCGACTCCGCGCGCGCGGGTCATGGCGGCGATCCCTCGAAGGGGAGTCGCCTCGGCTGGATCCTGAAGCTTCTGATCGTCGTCGCCTGCGTGGGAGGCTTCGCCTACCTGGAGCGGACCGGAAAGCTGCCGAAGCCCGTGCAAGACGCGTACGAGCAGGCCAAGGGGCTCGTCCTGCACACGGCGGAACATTCCCCCCCGCCCGATCCCCGCGACGCGCGGGCACCCTCGAAGACCACCTGGCACGGCCTCGTCGAAGTCGACGACGACCAGATCGAGGCGCTCTCCCTCAAGGTGGTCGCGGTCCGGGCGCAGACCGACCCCATCAAGCTCGAACTCACGGGACGGACGGCGTACAACGAGAACTCGCTGACCAAGATCCGCCCCCGCTTCGACACCCTGGTCGAGGGGGTGCTCGCCGAAAAAGGCCGGCGCGTCAAGAAAGGCGACCCGCTCGTCGCCCTCTTCAGCACCGAGCTGGCCACGGCCAAGAACGCGTACCAGACCAACTACGTCCAGTGGCAGCACGACCTCCGGCTCCTCAAGCTCCGTGAAAAGCTCGTCAAGACCGGCGCCATCTCCGAGCAGACGTTCGTCGACACCAAGAACGACGAGAGCAAGAGCCGGCTCGGCTACTACACGTCGTGGGAGAACCTCCGGGTGCTCGGCGTCCCCGACTCCGAGATCGAACCCCTGATCGCCAACCTCGGCGAGGCGCCCACCGCCGAACACCTGCTGAACATCGCCGACAAGGCCAAGATGACCCTTCGCTCGCCCGTCGACGGCATCGTCGTCCAGCGCGACGTCGCCCCCGGAAACCTCTACGACAACTCGAACGTCCTCATGGTCATCGCCCCCGTCGACAAGCTCTGGGTCATGGTAAACGTCTACGAGCGCGACCAGTCCAAGGTCGCCCTGGGCCAGCGCATGACCATCCAGTTCCCGTTCCTCCAGAAGACCGCCGCCGGGGTCGTGGAATACGTCGCGAGCGAAGTCTCGAAGGATTCCCGCGCCGTCCAGGCCCGGGCCTCGATCCCCAACCCCGACGGCTCGCTGAAAGCCGACATGCTCGTCCGGGCGGTGCTCGACGTGCCTCCCATCCCGGGCCAGACTGTCGTCCCCAGGCTGTCGATGGTCGTCATCAACGGCGACGACTACGTGTTCGTCCGCAAGCGATCGGAAAGCGGCCCGGAGAAGCGGTTCGAGCGCCGAAAAGTGGTCGTGGCCCAGGAGAGCAGCGACTTCGTCATCATCCACAACGGCCTTGAGGCCGGCGAGGAAGTCGTCACCAACGGCAGCCTGATCCTCGCTCAGCTCTATGAAGACCTCCAGATGGTCAATACGGGGATGCCGCCCAACTGA